A single Triticum dicoccoides isolate Atlit2015 ecotype Zavitan chromosome 2A, WEW_v2.0, whole genome shotgun sequence DNA region contains:
- the LOC119353018 gene encoding ribulose bisphosphate carboxylase small chain PWS4.3, chloroplastic, with protein sequence MAPAVMASSATTVAPFQGLKSTAGLPVSRRSSGSLGSVSNGGRIRCMQVWPIEGIKKFETLSYLPPLSTEALLKQVDYLIRSKWVPCLEFSKVGFVFREHNSSPGYYDGRYWTMWKLPMFGCTDATQVLNEVEEVKKEYPDAYVRVIGFDNLRQVQCVSFIAFRPPGCEESGKA encoded by the exons ATGGCCCCCGCCGTGATGGCTTCGTCGGCTACCACCGTCGCACCCTTCCAGGGGCTCAAGTCCACGGCCGGTCTGCCCGTCAGCCGCCGCTCCAGCGGCAGCCTCGGCAGCGTCAGCAATGGCGGAAGGATCAGGTGCATGCAG GTGTGGCCGATTGAGGGCATCAAGAAGTTCGAGACCCTGTCTTACTTGCCACCCCTCTCCACGGAGGCCCTCCTGAAGCAGGTCGACTACCTGATCCGCTCCAAGTGGGTGCCCTGCCTCGAGTTCAGCAAGGTTGGCTTCGTCTTTCGTGAGCACAACAGCTCCCCCGGGTACTACGACGGCCGATACTGGACAATGTGGAAGCTGCCTATGTTCGGGTGCACCGACGCCACGcaggtgctcaacgaggtggaggaGGTCAAGAAGGAGTACCCTGACGCCTATGTCCGCGTCATCGGCTTCGACAACCTGCGCCAGGTGCAGTGCGTCAGCTTCATCGCATTCAGGCCACCGGGTTGCGAGGAGTCTGGCAAGGCCTAA